One window from the genome of Halostella litorea encodes:
- a CDS encoding elongation factor EF-2: MGRRKKIVEQCERLMDEPEQIRNIAIAAHVDHGKTTLTDNLLAGAGMISDETAGEQLAMDTEEDEQERGITIDAANVSMTHEYEDDDYLINLIDTPGHVDFGGDVTRAMRAVDGALVVVDAVEGAMPQTETVLRQALREGVKPTLFINKVDRLISELQEGPEEMQERLLAVIREVNDLIRGMTEEMDDIDEDWTVSVEGGTVGFGSALYKWGVSFPSMQRTGMDFGDIMDLERSDKRQELHERTPLSDVVLDMVCEHFPNPVDAQPRRIPRIWRGDADSELADTMRLVDEEGEVVLMVTDIGVDPHAGEIAAGRVFSGTLEKGQELYVSGTAGKNRIQSVGIYMGGEREEVDRVPAGNIAAVTGLKDAIAGSTVSSVEMTPFESIEHISEPVITKSIEAKNMDDLPKLIETLRQVSKEDPTIQIEINEDTGEHLISGQGELHLEVQTQRIERNQGIPVNTGEPIVVFREAPQQATEEVEGISPNRHNRFYISLQPLNEDIVEKIQLGDVSMNMPEQERREALQEAGMDKDTSQNVEHIHGTNILIDDTKGIQHLNETMELVIEGLEEALDDGPLANEPVQGSLIRLHDARLHEDTIHRGPAQVIPAVREAVHRALIRAEVRLLEPIQDVRIDVPNEYMGSASGEIQGRRGRVDDMYQEGDLMVVEGVAPVEEMIGFSSDIRSATEGRASWNTENAGFQVMADNLQRDQIMEIRERKGMKLELSEAVDYI, from the coding sequence ATGGGCCGACGCAAGAAGATCGTCGAACAGTGTGAACGGCTGATGGACGAGCCGGAGCAGATCCGGAACATCGCCATCGCCGCACACGTCGACCACGGCAAGACGACACTGACGGACAACCTGCTCGCCGGCGCGGGCATGATCTCCGACGAGACGGCCGGGGAACAGCTCGCCATGGACACCGAGGAGGACGAGCAGGAGCGCGGCATCACCATCGACGCCGCCAACGTGTCGATGACCCACGAGTACGAGGACGACGACTACCTCATCAACCTCATCGACACGCCGGGCCACGTCGACTTCGGCGGCGACGTGACCCGCGCGATGCGCGCCGTCGACGGCGCGCTCGTGGTGGTCGACGCCGTCGAGGGCGCGATGCCCCAGACGGAGACGGTGCTGCGCCAGGCGCTGCGCGAGGGCGTCAAGCCGACCCTGTTCATCAACAAGGTCGACCGCCTCATCTCGGAGCTCCAGGAGGGCCCCGAGGAGATGCAGGAGCGCCTGCTGGCGGTCATCCGCGAGGTCAACGACCTCATCCGCGGCATGACCGAGGAGATGGACGACATCGACGAGGACTGGACCGTCTCCGTCGAGGGCGGCACGGTCGGGTTCGGCTCCGCCCTGTACAAGTGGGGCGTCTCCTTCCCGTCGATGCAGCGCACCGGGATGGACTTCGGCGACATCATGGACCTGGAGCGCTCGGACAAGCGCCAGGAGCTCCACGAGCGGACGCCGCTGTCCGACGTCGTGCTCGACATGGTCTGTGAGCACTTCCCGAACCCCGTCGACGCCCAGCCCCGTCGTATCCCGCGCATCTGGCGCGGCGACGCCGACTCCGAGCTGGCCGACACGATGCGGCTGGTCGACGAGGAGGGCGAGGTCGTCCTGATGGTCACCGACATCGGCGTCGACCCCCACGCGGGGGAGATCGCCGCGGGCCGCGTCTTCTCCGGCACGCTGGAGAAGGGCCAGGAGCTGTACGTCTCCGGCACCGCCGGCAAGAACCGGATCCAGAGCGTCGGCATCTACATGGGCGGCGAGCGCGAGGAGGTCGACCGCGTCCCCGCCGGCAACATCGCCGCCGTCACCGGCCTGAAGGACGCCATCGCCGGCTCGACGGTGTCCAGCGTCGAGATGACGCCGTTCGAGTCCATCGAGCACATCTCGGAGCCGGTCATCACGAAGTCCATCGAGGCCAAGAACATGGACGACCTGCCGAAGCTCATCGAGACGCTCCGCCAGGTGTCCAAGGAGGACCCGACGATCCAGATCGAGATCAACGAGGACACGGGCGAGCACCTCATCAGCGGACAGGGCGAACTCCACCTCGAAGTCCAGACCCAGCGCATCGAGCGCAACCAGGGCATCCCGGTCAACACCGGTGAGCCGATCGTCGTGTTCCGCGAGGCCCCCCAGCAGGCGACCGAGGAGGTCGAGGGCATCTCGCCGAACCGCCACAACCGCTTCTACATCTCGCTGCAGCCGCTCAACGAGGATATCGTCGAGAAGATCCAGCTCGGCGACGTGTCGATGAACATGCCCGAGCAGGAGCGCCGCGAGGCCCTGCAGGAGGCCGGCATGGACAAGGACACGTCCCAGAACGTCGAGCACATCCACGGGACGAACATCCTCATCGACGACACGAAGGGTATCCAGCACCTCAACGAGACGATGGAGCTCGTCATCGAGGGGCTGGAGGAGGCGCTGGACGACGGCCCGCTGGCCAACGAGCCGGTTCAGGGCTCGCTCATCCGCCTCCACGACGCCCGGCTCCACGAGGACACCATCCACCGCGGTCCGGCGCAGGTCATCCCGGCCGTCCGCGAGGCCGTCCACCGCGCGCTCATCCGCGCGGAGGTCCGCCTGCTCGAACCGATTCAGGACGTCCGCATCGACGTCCCCAACGAGTACATGGGCTCGGCCTCCGGCGAGATCCAGGGTCGCCGCGGCCGCGTCGACGACATGTACCAGGAGGGCGACCTGATGGTCGTCGAGGGCGTCGCGCCCGTCGAGGAGATGATCGGCTTCTCCAGCGACATCCGCTCGGCCACCGAGGGCCGCGCGTCCTGGAACACCGAGAACGCCGGGTTCCAGGTCATGGCCGACAACCTCCAGCGCGACCAGATCATGGAGATCCGCGAGCGCAAGGGGATGAAGCTGGAGCTGTCCGAAGCGGTCGACTACATCTAA
- a CDS encoding DUF7563 family protein — protein sequence MSHDAHAAARAPSKNCLNCGARASKRFRRVHGDQDDRAHRCPECDCWARLHAGSAAGRDVG from the coding sequence GTGAGCCACGACGCTCACGCCGCCGCGAGAGCGCCGTCGAAGAACTGCCTCAACTGCGGCGCACGCGCATCCAAACGCTTCCGGCGTGTCCACGGAGACCAAGACGACCGCGCGCACCGCTGCCCCGAGTGTGACTGCTGGGCACGCCTTCACGCGGGTTCCGCTGCCGGACGCGACGTCGGTTAA
- the tuf gene encoding translation elongation factor EF-1 subunit alpha, which translates to MSEDKPHQNLAIIGHVDHGKSTLVGRLLYETGSVPEHVIEQHKEEAEQKGKGGFEFAYVMDNLAEERERGVTIDIAHQEFDTDEYYFTIVDCPGHRDFVKNMITGASQADNAVLVVAADDGVAPQTQEHVFLARTLGINELIVGVNKMDLVDYGEDEYKQVVSEVEDLLKQVQFNTEDASFIPISAFEGDNIAEESENTDWYDGEILLEALNGLEEPEPPTDAPLRLPIQDVYTIDGIGTVPVGRVETGMLNTGDNVSFQPSDEGGEVKTIEMHHEEVPQAGPGDNVGFNVRGIGKDDIRRGDVCGPADDPPSVAETFQAQVIVMQHPSVITAGYTPVFHAHTAQVACTIESIDKKMDPSSGEVAEENPDFIQSGDAAIVTVRPQKPLSIESSQEIPELGSFAIRDMGQTIAAGKVLSVNES; encoded by the coding sequence ATGAGCGAAGACAAACCGCACCAGAACCTGGCCATCATCGGCCACGTCGACCACGGCAAGAGCACACTCGTAGGGCGACTCCTCTACGAGACGGGGAGCGTTCCCGAGCACGTCATCGAGCAGCACAAGGAAGAAGCGGAGCAGAAGGGCAAGGGCGGCTTCGAGTTCGCCTACGTCATGGACAACCTCGCCGAGGAGCGCGAGCGCGGCGTCACCATCGACATCGCCCACCAGGAGTTCGACACCGACGAGTACTACTTCACCATCGTCGACTGTCCGGGCCACCGTGACTTCGTGAAGAACATGATCACGGGCGCGTCCCAGGCCGACAACGCCGTCCTCGTCGTCGCCGCCGACGACGGCGTCGCCCCCCAGACCCAGGAGCACGTGTTCCTGGCCCGCACGCTCGGCATCAACGAACTGATCGTCGGCGTCAACAAGATGGACCTCGTCGACTACGGCGAGGACGAGTACAAGCAGGTCGTCTCCGAGGTCGAGGACCTCCTCAAGCAGGTCCAGTTCAACACCGAGGACGCCAGCTTCATCCCGATCTCCGCCTTCGAGGGCGACAACATCGCCGAGGAGAGCGAGAACACGGACTGGTACGACGGCGAGATCCTGCTGGAGGCCCTCAACGGTCTCGAGGAGCCGGAGCCGCCGACGGACGCGCCGCTCCGCCTCCCGATCCAGGACGTCTACACCATCGACGGCATCGGTACGGTGCCGGTCGGCCGCGTCGAGACGGGGATGCTCAACACGGGCGACAACGTCTCGTTCCAGCCCAGCGACGAGGGCGGCGAGGTCAAGACCATCGAGATGCACCACGAGGAGGTGCCCCAGGCCGGCCCCGGCGACAACGTCGGGTTCAACGTCCGCGGCATCGGCAAGGACGACATCCGCCGCGGCGACGTCTGTGGCCCCGCCGACGACCCGCCGTCGGTCGCCGAGACGTTCCAGGCGCAGGTCATCGTCATGCAGCACCCGAGCGTGATCACCGCGGGCTACACCCCGGTGTTCCACGCCCACACCGCACAGGTCGCCTGTACGATCGAGTCTATCGACAAGAAGATGGACCCGTCCTCCGGCGAGGTCGCCGAGGAGAACCCCGACTTCATCCAGAGCGGCGACGCCGCCATCGTCACGGTGCGCCCGCAGAAGCCGCTCAGCATCGAGTCGTCCCAGGAGATCCCGGAACTCGGCTCCTTTGCCATCCGCGACATGGGTCAGACCATCGCGGCCGGCAAAGTGCTGAGCGTCAACGAGAGCTAA
- a CDS encoding CBS domain-containing protein, which yields MSQQPGGPARRIPIEPVEAERLSTDDVVTADPDTPVATVVAMLAERDVGTVVVTEDDRPVGIITDRHIALALEETPDLTERAVESVMEESPVTVGADVDLSDAVGTLREHDIRRVPVVDDDGRLSGILSLDDVLVVLADELSSAVDVIESQSPRY from the coding sequence ATGTCCCAGCAGCCGGGCGGGCCGGCACGGCGGATTCCGATCGAGCCGGTCGAGGCCGAGCGGCTGTCGACGGACGACGTCGTCACCGCGGACCCCGACACGCCCGTCGCGACGGTGGTCGCCATGCTGGCCGAGCGGGACGTCGGGACGGTCGTCGTCACCGAGGACGACCGCCCGGTCGGGATCATCACGGACCGGCACATCGCGCTCGCCCTGGAGGAGACGCCGGACCTGACCGAGCGCGCCGTCGAGTCGGTGATGGAAGAGAGCCCCGTCACCGTCGGCGCGGACGTCGACCTGTCCGACGCCGTCGGGACGCTGCGGGAACACGACATCCGCCGGGTGCCGGTCGTCGACGACGACGGGCGGCTGTCGGGGATCCTCTCGCTGGACGACGTGCTGGTCGTCCTCGCCGACGAACTGTCCTCGGCCGTCGACGTGATCGAATCGCAGTCGCCGCGGTACTGA
- the rpsJ gene encoding 30S ribosomal protein S10, whose translation MQQARVRLAGTNPEDLDDITADVREIANKTGVSMSGPIPLPTKTLEIPTRKSPDGEGTATWEHWEMRVHKRLIDLDADERALRQLMRIQVPNDVSIEIVLED comes from the coding sequence ATGCAGCAGGCACGCGTCCGCCTCGCGGGCACCAACCCCGAGGACCTGGACGACATCACCGCCGACGTCCGGGAGATCGCAAACAAGACCGGCGTCTCGATGTCCGGTCCGATCCCGCTCCCGACGAAGACGCTGGAGATCCCGACCCGCAAGTCCCCGGACGGCGAGGGGACCGCGACGTGGGAGCACTGGGAGATGCGCGTCCACAAGCGCCTGATCGATCTGGACGCGGACGAGCGCGCGCTGCGCCAGCTCATGCGCATCCAGGTGCCGAACGACGTCAGCATCGAGATCGTCCTCGAGGACTGA
- a CDS encoding rhomboid family intramembrane serine protease codes for MRKFLAKSPTVDTLLVFAVVFLAQRLLALLAPPAVDVFALAPPLDVRPWTVVTSVYAHSDLSHLLANSVALAFVGLPLERTTTPFRFHLFFISTGATAGVVQVATKSLVAEPVPVLGASGAVFAMLGYVLTGNRIASGLLARLDLGPGAQLASFAGLAAVVTVATGSPGVALVAHFTGFLVGLVAGRLGVLDVSRGTRRRRENTTYK; via the coding sequence ATGCGGAAGTTCCTCGCGAAGAGCCCGACGGTCGACACCCTGCTCGTCTTCGCCGTCGTCTTCCTCGCACAGCGGCTGCTCGCGCTGCTCGCCCCGCCCGCCGTGGACGTGTTCGCGCTCGCCCCGCCGCTCGACGTCCGGCCGTGGACCGTCGTCACCAGCGTTTACGCTCACAGCGACCTCTCGCATCTGTTGGCAAACAGCGTCGCCCTCGCGTTCGTCGGCCTCCCGCTTGAACGCACGACCACCCCGTTTCGCTTCCACCTGTTTTTCATCAGCACCGGCGCGACCGCCGGCGTCGTTCAGGTCGCGACCAAGAGCCTGGTCGCCGAACCCGTCCCCGTGCTCGGTGCCAGCGGGGCCGTCTTCGCCATGCTCGGCTACGTGCTCACGGGCAACCGGATCGCGAGCGGCCTCCTCGCCCGGCTCGACCTCGGTCCCGGCGCGCAGCTGGCGTCGTTCGCCGGCCTCGCGGCGGTCGTCACCGTCGCCACCGGCTCGCCCGGCGTCGCGCTCGTCGCCCACTTCACCGGCTTCCTCGTCGGGCTGGTCGCCGGGCGGCTCGGCGTCCTCGACGTCAGCCGGGGCACCCGCCGCCGTCGGGAAAACACAACCTACAAATAA
- a CDS encoding homoserine dehydrogenase, with protein MKLAVLGAGAVGRSVVELAGEYGHTVTAVADSGSAAVDPDGIDADAVVARKEREGVVGDGDPDDALAAEYDALVEATPTTLGDAQPGFGHVRAALERDRHVVLANKGPVAERYGDLRALERESAGDALFEATVGGAIPVLSTIADFGPSKVTAARGVLNGTANFVLSRMAAEGLDYEHVLAEAQDLGVAEADPSFDVNGTDAALKCVILANVLSDDDVVYSLDDAAVEGITDVPGSALELAAEDGRTVRLIGEAAADGVRVGPRLVPENGTLAVTGTRNIVQLETEHAGRLNVSGRGAGGPETATAVLADVGRLGR; from the coding sequence GTGAAGCTCGCGGTGCTGGGGGCAGGTGCGGTCGGCCGCTCGGTCGTCGAACTCGCGGGCGAGTACGGCCACACCGTGACCGCGGTCGCCGACTCCGGGAGCGCGGCGGTCGACCCCGACGGGATCGACGCCGATGCGGTGGTGGCCCGCAAGGAACGGGAGGGCGTCGTCGGCGACGGCGACCCCGACGACGCGCTCGCCGCGGAGTACGACGCGCTCGTCGAGGCGACCCCGACGACGCTCGGCGACGCACAGCCCGGCTTCGGCCACGTCCGGGCGGCCCTGGAGCGGGACCGCCACGTCGTGCTGGCGAACAAGGGGCCGGTCGCCGAGCGCTACGGCGACCTGCGCGCGCTCGAACGCGAGAGCGCGGGCGACGCCCTGTTCGAGGCGACCGTCGGCGGCGCGATCCCCGTCCTGTCGACTATCGCCGACTTCGGGCCGTCGAAGGTCACCGCCGCCCGCGGCGTGTTGAACGGGACGGCCAACTTCGTCCTCTCCCGGATGGCCGCGGAGGGGCTGGACTACGAGCACGTGCTCGCGGAGGCCCAGGACCTGGGCGTCGCGGAGGCCGACCCCTCCTTCGACGTGAACGGCACGGACGCGGCGCTGAAATGCGTCATCCTCGCGAACGTCCTCTCGGACGACGACGTCGTGTACTCGCTGGACGACGCCGCGGTCGAGGGGATCACGGACGTGCCCGGGAGCGCGCTCGAACTCGCCGCCGAGGACGGCCGCACGGTGCGGCTCATCGGCGAGGCCGCGGCCGACGGCGTCCGCGTCGGGCCGCGGCTCGTCCCCGAGAACGGCACGCTCGCGGTGACGGGCACGCGCAACATCGTCCAGCTGGAGACCGAACACGCCGGCAGGCTGAACGTCAGCGGGCGCGGTGCCGGCGGCCCGGAGACGGCGACCGCGGTGCTGGCCGACGTCGGCCGCCTCGGGCGCTGA
- a CDS encoding amino acid-binding protein codes for MADDTEPGVDGGRQGDDAVAGVRSYTVRLELVDEPGELLRTLQPIADNGGNLLSIFHERGNLTPRGHIPVEVDLECTPDRFDVIVAALRDAGVNVIQAGAERYSEEMTVLLVGHLIDTDLSDTLNRIEECSGASVADISLSSPEGTADASAARLRLAVESGRVDDVLAAMRSVAEDKDLRVIEPLTGGGEAA; via the coding sequence GTGGCGGATGACACCGAACCCGGCGTCGACGGGGGGCGGCAGGGCGACGACGCCGTCGCCGGCGTCCGCTCGTACACCGTCCGGCTGGAGCTGGTCGACGAGCCCGGCGAACTGCTCCGGACGCTCCAGCCGATCGCGGACAACGGCGGCAACCTGCTCTCGATCTTCCATGAGCGGGGGAACCTCACGCCGCGGGGGCACATCCCCGTCGAGGTCGACCTCGAGTGCACGCCCGACCGGTTCGACGTCATCGTCGCGGCGCTGCGGGACGCCGGCGTCAACGTCATCCAGGCCGGCGCGGAGCGGTACAGCGAGGAGATGACCGTCCTGCTCGTCGGCCACCTCATCGACACCGACCTCTCGGACACGCTGAACCGGATCGAGGAGTGCTCGGGCGCGTCGGTCGCGGACATCTCGCTGTCGTCGCCCGAGGGGACCGCCGACGCGTCGGCCGCGCGGCTCCGGCTGGCCGTCGAGTCCGGCCGCGTCGACGACGTGCTGGCGGCGATGCGGTCGGTCGCCGAGGACAAGGACCTGCGGGTCATCGAGCCGCTCACCGGCGGGGGTGAGGCGGCGTGA
- a CDS encoding saccharopine dehydrogenase family protein gives MAGELLVYGSYGYTGELITDAATERGLDPTVAGRDAAAVEQQATELGLAHRVFGLDYPGVVCDAVADADAVLNCAGPFAATTEPLVRACLATGTDYLDLTGELDVIEWVAERDREAERAGVSLLPGVGFDVAATDCLAAYLESQLRSATRLTLAIDGFGSASPGTMKSMIRGLPRGGAVRRNGVVTDVPPAWRTREFDFGDGPALAATVPWGDVSSAYYTTGIPNIDVYAAMPRAAVRALRWSAPLLPLFAAGPVQSALTAVVDAAVSGPTDRERAKGTVRIHGEVADDAGNRVAARLATPDPYDLTTETAVAAAERTLSGDAPDGFGTPASAFGADFVLDVDGVRRLVTDAERAPAAR, from the coding sequence ATGGCCGGGGAACTGCTCGTCTACGGGTCGTACGGCTACACGGGGGAACTGATAACCGACGCGGCGACGGAGCGCGGGCTGGACCCGACGGTCGCCGGCAGGGACGCCGCGGCGGTGGAGCAACAGGCGACGGAGTTGGGCCTCGCCCACCGGGTGTTCGGGCTGGACTACCCCGGCGTCGTCTGCGACGCGGTCGCCGACGCCGACGCCGTCCTCAACTGCGCCGGCCCGTTCGCCGCGACGACGGAGCCCCTCGTGCGAGCGTGTCTGGCGACGGGCACCGACTACCTCGACCTGACCGGCGAACTCGACGTCATCGAGTGGGTCGCCGAGCGCGACCGCGAGGCCGAGCGCGCGGGCGTCTCGCTGCTCCCCGGCGTCGGGTTCGACGTGGCGGCGACCGACTGCCTCGCGGCGTATCTGGAGTCGCAACTGCGCTCGGCCACGCGGCTCACGCTTGCCATCGACGGGTTCGGGTCGGCCTCGCCGGGGACGATGAAGTCGATGATCCGCGGGCTGCCCCGGGGCGGGGCGGTCCGGCGTAACGGGGTCGTCACCGACGTGCCGCCGGCGTGGCGGACCCGCGAGTTCGACTTCGGCGACGGGCCGGCACTCGCGGCAACCGTCCCCTGGGGCGACGTCTCCTCGGCGTACTACACGACCGGCATCCCGAATATCGATGTGTACGCCGCGATGCCGCGGGCCGCCGTGCGGGCGCTGCGCTGGAGCGCGCCGCTCCTGCCGCTTTTCGCGGCCGGCCCGGTCCAGTCCGCGCTGACCGCCGTGGTCGACGCCGCCGTCTCCGGCCCCACGGATCGGGAGCGCGCGAAAGGCACCGTCCGCATCCACGGTGAGGTGGCCGACGACGCCGGGAACCGCGTGGCAGCGCGCCTGGCGACGCCCGACCCGTACGACCTGACGACCGAGACGGCCGTCGCGGCCGCCGAGCGGACGCTGTCGGGCGACGCGCCCGACGGCTTCGGGACGCCGGCCTCCGCTTTCGGCGCCGACTTCGTGCTCGACGTCGACGGCGTCCGGCGGCTGGTCACCGACGCCGAGCGCGCGCCGGCGGCCCGATAG
- a CDS encoding outer membrane protein assembly factor BamB family protein: protein MYEVSGNASPYESDPPKFKLYAYSLSREDGSERWRRTIVEQEGGVRSDATRSPTRCLGPNNLYVVWGSSSEDSEKLHFASLSRENGEIGWQTDFPGVAHGGYYPVVHDGVLYVFTEGQVLAVSTSDGSEKWSREISPNQLIPSVGNNAIAVYNSGVAGSDGNKQLTVLNTEDGSVKWTEEIAHSISPIPTIVDDTVYISQRSSREDTAEALGIPDRKIYALSIEDGSEQWTHAYETDAIDDAIGAGGTSFVTVDRDHVYYGLGFLTPEDMTISQEDTERWREQLYTGHNLVALDRSDGSVVWRSQIGTYARVFTPMIVDNDHLYAHVRPSQERENSEVAVIDRENGDVKGSFGPVESHSDIAVADGTLYTFSADGIVAWS, encoded by the coding sequence ATGTATGAGGTCTCGGGGAATGCGTCCCCATATGAAAGTGACCCCCCGAAATTCAAACTGTATGCATATTCGCTCTCCCGCGAAGATGGGAGCGAGCGCTGGCGGCGTACTATCGTTGAACAAGAGGGTGGGGTCCGATCCGATGCGACCCGGTCGCCGACTAGGTGTCTCGGTCCGAACAATCTATATGTAGTTTGGGGCAGTAGCAGTGAGGACAGCGAAAAACTCCACTTCGCATCGCTGTCGCGGGAAAACGGAGAGATAGGTTGGCAAACAGACTTTCCTGGAGTAGCACATGGTGGATATTATCCAGTGGTCCATGATGGTGTATTGTACGTCTTTACCGAAGGACAGGTACTCGCGGTTTCAACGTCTGATGGGAGTGAAAAATGGAGCCGAGAGATCTCTCCCAACCAGCTGATTCCATCTGTCGGGAACAACGCGATTGCAGTGTATAATTCCGGGGTCGCTGGGTCTGACGGAAATAAGCAACTGACCGTTCTGAATACGGAGGACGGGTCGGTAAAGTGGACGGAAGAAATAGCTCATTCGATATCTCCGATACCGACGATAGTTGACGATACTGTGTATATTTCCCAGAGGAGTTCCCGCGAGGACACCGCCGAAGCTCTGGGCATACCGGACCGGAAGATATACGCTCTATCGATCGAGGATGGGAGTGAACAGTGGACACACGCGTATGAGACAGACGCTATCGATGACGCTATTGGTGCTGGCGGTACATCGTTTGTGACGGTCGACCGCGACCACGTCTATTACGGACTTGGGTTTTTGACTCCGGAGGACATGACAATTTCACAGGAAGACACCGAGAGGTGGCGAGAACAGCTCTATACTGGACATAACCTCGTTGCATTAGATCGGAGCGATGGCTCCGTAGTATGGCGATCCCAGATTGGAACGTACGCTCGTGTGTTTACCCCCATGATCGTCGATAATGACCATCTCTACGCTCACGTCAGGCCATCACAAGAGCGTGAAAACTCTGAAGTCGCGGTAATCGATCGCGAAAACGGGGATGTCAAAGGCTCCTTCGGACCTGTGGAATCTCATTCCGATATCGCTGTTGCTGATGGGACACTCTACACGTTCAGCGCAGATGGGATTGTGGCTTGGAGCTAG